The following proteins are encoded in a genomic region of Dermatophagoides farinae isolate YC_2012a chromosome 8, ASM2471394v1, whole genome shotgun sequence:
- the LOC142597765 gene encoding uncharacterized protein LOC142597765 — MKCEAISILTEKKINENICQHFFFLMNIIALVMGNVGLPSSGNNENIKKRDYFKEKKSPRHNQRNSPSKTRHRKSKGGNQRSRRSSTSRTSISRTSTSRPSTRKNESKNKDSKRFDTIAKQSSHRWSNVRSSPSVAMKKENELPPIITLNKEKESLPVITLNKEKDTIPVKLEVKPKSFDRKMEKIHLNTTMKQTNVIEKNNKEFKIPEKEPIIKQTIIQINPIPIKLPFYFTNVVYDVNDVNDDDDDEKLDFSTLPLDIVEFESMTLAKSIINNKNRSMIKCKNSPIDDDDDDEIYETRPWINDYNGKYRNPFIQYQKKQQQQFPMIMNKENNHDGVDDQQQLGKHNNNSLIMGIKQNNEHRKQQQQHQGLYKLLKIFAHKMHIKSPTKLFDLVERQQKRQQQQKQRQSMENRKQKEYQ, encoded by the exons ATGAAGTGTGAagccatttcaattttaacagaaaaaaaaataaatg AAAATATTtgccaacatttttttttcttgatgaatATAATCGCGTTGGTAATGGGTAATGTTGGATTACCATCATCaggaaataatgaaaatattaaaaaacgTGATTAtttcaaggaaaaaaaatcaccacgACATAATCAACGAAATTCACCATCGAAAACACGACATCGAAAATCAAAAGGTGGTAATCAACGTTCACGaagatcatcaacatcaagaacatcaatatcaagaacatcaacatcaaggccatcaacaagaaaaaatgaatcaaaaaataagGATTCAAAAAGATTTGATACCATTGCCAAACAATCTAGTCATCGATGGTCAAATGTtagatcatcaccatcggtcgcaatgaaaaaagaaaatgaattgcCACCGATAATCACATTAAACAAAGAGAAAGAATCATTACCTGTAATCACATTAAACAAAGAGAAAGATACAATACCTGTGAAACTTGAAGTAAAACCAAAAAGTTTTGAtagaaaaatggaaaaaattcatttgaatacaacaatgaaacaaactaatgttattgaaaagaataataaagaatttaaaattccagaaaaagaaccaatcatcaaacaaacaataatacaGATAAATCCTATTCCGATAAAATTACCATTTTACTTTACAAACGTTGTCtatgatgttaatgatgttaatgatgatgatgatgatgaaaaattagaTTTTTCCACATTACCTTTGgatattgttgaatttgaatcaatgacATTGGCCAAAAgtataatcaataataagaatcgttcgatgatcaaatgtaaaaactcaccaattgatgatgatgatgatgatgaaatctatGAAACAAGACCATGGATTAATGACTATAATGGAAAATATAGGAATCCATTTAtacaatatcaaaaaaaacaacagcaacaatttccaatgattatgaataaagaaaataatcatgatggtgttgatgaccaacaacaattaggaaaacataataataattcattaataatgggaattaaacaaaataatgaacaccggaaacagcaacagcagcatcAGGGCCTgtataaattattaaaaatttttgcacATAAAATGCACATCAAATCACCAAccaaattatttgatttggttgaacggcaacaaaaacgacaacaacaacaaaaacaacgacaatcaaTGGAGAATcggaaacaaaaagaatatcaatga
- the LOC124495492 gene encoding uncharacterized protein LOC124495492: protein MINSSPNHLDVDDVLIMGAEQQSRRKSQLNLNLIGSNTKPEPYTHNSYTNRAIMAFVDAVCKMNDEVLVPSRLRDIEVRETEANELMPQNSDLYSFYKMLNTVKKDLFSSSLFYKTFQPNPSASNSGQNSGRVTPTHSLSRRSSYSVGSSNGLINNTTTTTTNGTQTNGTKISPTLLLPPTQFDRKLSSPCPMMHSPNDDSSLDLLSPTSLLPSLSLSYVSRATSLSSLLAAAGHTFDDGNETPEDHVHQITGCFMYHLSALYTIMGHFTKAAKFITKRYQEEMNNNL from the coding sequence atgatcaattcaaGTCCTAATCATttggatgttgatgatgtattgATAATGGGAGCCGAACAACAATCACGACGAAAATCACAATTAAATCTCAATCTGATTGGATCTAATACTAAACCTGAACCATATACACATAATTCATATACAAATCGTGCTATTATGGCATTTGTTGATGCTGTttgtaaaatgaatgatgaggTTCTTGTGCCTAGCCGTTTACGTGACATTGAAGTTCGTGAAACTGAagcaaatgaattgatgccACAAAATTCTGATCTATATTCTTTTTATAAAATGTTGAATACGGTTAAAAAAGATTTGTTCAGCAGTTCTTTATTTTATAAAACATTTCAACCAAATCCAAGCGCTTCAAACAGTGGACAGAATAGTGGTCGTGTAACGCCAACACATTCATTGAGTCGTCGAAGTTCATATTCAGTTGGTTCGAGCAACGGTTTGATAaacaatacaacaacaacaacaacgaatggaacacaaacaaatggtacaaaaatttcaccaacattattattgcctCCAACACAATTCGATCGTAAACTATCAAGCCCATGTCCAATGATGCATTCacctaatgatgattcttcatTAGATTTATTGTCACCAACATCATTgttgccatcattatcattgagcTATGTAAGCCGTGCAACAAGTCTATCAAGTTTATTGGCTGCCGCTGGCCATAcgtttgatgatggtaatgaaacACCTGAAGATCATGTACATCAGATTACCGGTTGTTTTATGTATCATTTATCGGCATTATATACAATAATGGGTCATTTTACTAAAGCCGCCAAATTCATAACTAAAAGATATCAAGAagaaatgaacaataatttgtaa